The following proteins are encoded in a genomic region of Necator americanus strain Aroian chromosome II, whole genome shotgun sequence:
- a CDS encoding hypothetical protein (NECATOR_CHRII.G6771.T1), with product MRGRPVISIDNYTIYCIDADENKNRRGRKLRIVSAHAPTETAEDSSMEAFYDELNVLIPKIPREQSTYVNRRTPSSPPRLRGIIDAIGSRGRGNPSNAFRAAQAEDGTLKLQPDNIVKKNFPQSDTRKFRAVWNVAFDSDHRPVLQDTVPQEQSRSSSPTENQEDMPGDAPACLDKATPYGDRDDHPTRWFLCYRNTDSDTVARKEEDLIRDPDNYVVARK from the exons atgagaggtcgtcccgtcatcagcatcgataattacaccatatactgcatcgacgctgatgagaacaaa AATCGCAGAGGACGAAAACTCCGGATCGtgagtgctcacgcacctacagAAACTGCTGAGGACAGCAGTATGGaagccttctatgatgaactcaatgtgtTGATTCCTAAAATACCAAGagagcag tcgacttatgtgaacagacggaCCCCATCATCGcctccacgtttaagaggaatcatcgacgccatcggctcacgtggcaggggtaaCCCTTCTAACGCCTtcagagcagcgcaagcggaagatgggactcttaaacttcagcccGACAACATTGTGAAGAAGAACTTTCCTCAGTCGGATACCCGAAAATTTAGAGCTGTTTGGAACGTTgctttcgactctgaccaccgtccagttcttcaagatacggttccacaagagcaATCGAGGAGTTCCTCCCCAACTGAAAACCAAG AGGATATGCCGGGAGATGCGCCAGCATGCCTCGACAAGGCCACGCCCTATGGAGACCGAGACGACCATCCTACTAGATGGTTTCTTTGCTATAGAAACACAGACAGCGACAcagttgcaaggaaagaagaagatctAATAAGAGACCCAGACAACTACGTagttgcaaggaaatag